A section of the Falco peregrinus isolate bFalPer1 chromosome 3, bFalPer1.pri, whole genome shotgun sequence genome encodes:
- the MEP1B gene encoding meprin A subunit beta gives MGWFSVPVVLTWLLLQVVWSQPAPETTEIDVDGGLDQDIFDINEALGLDLFEGDIKLDGERNSIIGDNYRWPHVIPYVLDDSLEMNAKGLILKAFEQYRLKTCIDFKPWEGEKNYIFVFKGTGCWSSVGNQQKGLQQLSIGDNCDRIGTIQHEFLHALGFWHEQSRSDRDDYVSIIWDRVQSGKEHNFKKYDDKTSDSLNAPYDYTSVMHYSQNAFRNGTEPTIITNIPDFMDVIGQRMDFSDYDIQKLNRLYNCSSSISFMDTCSFELENICGMIQSSDDNSDWQRLSQVPAGPNTDHTNMGECEDSGYFMHFNTSAGAEGSTAILESRILYPKRGFQCLQFYFYNSGHESNRLYVWVREYTSAHPNGTLRLIEEIKGSPVSSWQLHHVSLNITCKFRVVFQGVRGSGLSDGGLSVDDINLSETQCPHHVWHIRNFTHLLNTSPAGTAGKIYSPPFYSSKGYAFQVSLYINGTTDNPFNLAMYLHLISGANDDQLQWPCAWQQGTVILLDQHPDIRQRMSNQRSITTDPLKLSASSSAYFWDRPDKVGSTASFPNGTTFMRGPGSGTSSFLTHQRLRSRNFIKEDGVYILITMEDISHLLSTQPSASPTSVISTPSATTTKPTSNTTATTKPTTATTTKPTTMSTTTTTPITTASVTLTEKPEVPGFCPDNSCENDGVCIIVHGAPVCRCPAGDNWWYMGEKCERKGSTEENTIIAVSSTITVFVVMLIVTITTAVCLKKKYSQGKETGESLTLEENKTSF, from the exons cctgctccagAGACAACTG aaatagatGTAGATGGAGGACTTGATCAAGACATCTTTGACATCaatgaag CTTTAGGACTAGACCTTTTTGAAGGAGACATCAAACTTGATGGG GAACGAAACTCCATCATTGGTGACAACTATCGGTGGCCCCACGTTATCCCTTACGTCCTTGATGACAGCCTGG aaatgaatgCTAAGGGACTCATCCTCAAGGCATTTGAACAGTATCGACTGAAAACCTGTATTGACTTCAAACcttgggaaggggagaagaattACATATTTGTGTTCAAAGGAACAGG CTGCTGGTCCTCAGTGGGAAACCAGCAAAAGGGGTTGCAGCAGCTCTCCATCGGAGACAACTGTGACAGGATTGGGACGATCCAGCACGAGTTCCTGCATGCCCTGGGATTCTGGCATGAGCAGTCACGGTCTGACCGGGATGACTACGTGTCCATCATCTGGGACAGGGTTCAGTCTG GTAAAGAgcataatttcaaaaaatatgATGATAAAACATCAGACTCCCTGAATGCTCCCTATGACTATACTTCCGTGATGCACTATAGCCAAAATGCTTTTAGGAATGGAACTGAACCCACCATCATCACTAACATACCAGACTTCATGGATGTTATAGGACAGCGAATGGATTTCAGTGATTATGATATCCAGAAACTGAACCGGCTGTACAATTGCT CCTCCTCCATAAGTTTCATGGACACATGCAGTTTTGAACTTGAAAATATATGTGGCATGATTCAAAGTTCAGATGACAACAGTGATTGGCAGCGTTTGTCTCAGGTTCCTGCTGGGCCAAATACTGATCACACTAATATGGGAGAATGTGAAG ATTCTGGCTACTTCATGCATTTCAACaccagtgctggagcagagggaagcaCAGCTATCCTGGAGAGCCGAATTCTGTATCCCAAAAGGGGCTTTCAGTGCTTACAATTCTATTTCTATAACAGCGGTCATGAAAGCAACCGGCTGTATGTCTGGGTCAGGGAGTATACTTCAGCCCATCCGAATGGTACTTTGAGACTCATTGAAGAGATAAAAG GTTCACCTGTGAGTTCTTGGCAGCTCCATCATGTCTCTTTGAATATCACATGTAAATTCCGGGTTGTGTTTCAAGGTGTGAGAGGAAGTGGCTTATCAGACGGAGGCCTCTCTGTTGATGACATCAACTTATCAGAAACTCAGTGTCCCCACCATGTCTGGCATATCAGAAATTTCACACATCTCCTCAACACAAGtccagcagggacagcaggaaaaatataCAGCCCACCTTTTTACTCTAGTAAAGGATATGCTTTTCAGGTCAGCTTGTATATAAACGGTACCACCGATAACCCATTTAATTTAGCAATGTACTTGCACTTGATTTCTGGAGCAAATGACGATCAGTTGCAATGGCCCTGTGCATGGCAGCAAGGTACAGTGATTCTGCTTGACCAGCATCCTGATATTCGTCAACGGATGTCAAACCAAAGAAGCATAACAACAGACCCCCTGAAATTATCAG cttcctCATCAGCTTATTTTTGGGATAGACCAGATAAAGTGGGATCCACAGCATCTTTTCCCAATGGAACTACATTCATGAGGGGTCCAGGAAGTGGAACGAGTTCATTTTTGACTCATCAGAGACTTAGAAGCCGCAACTTTATTAAAGAAGATGGTGTTTATATTCTTATAACAATGGAAG ATATATCACATCTACTGTCAACTCAGCCAAGTGCTTCACCCACTTCTGTTATAAGCACACCCAgtgccaccaccaccaaacctACCTctaacaccactgccaccaccaaGCCCACCACCGCCACGACCACCAAGCCTACCACTATGtctaccaccaccacaacacCCATCACAACAGCTTCTGTCACCCTGACTGAAAAGCCAGAGGTTCCAGGTTTCTGTCCAGACAACTCTTGTGAAAATGATGGTGTCTGCATTATCGTACATGGAGCACCGGTGTGCAG ATGTCCAGCAGGTGACAACTGGTGGTACATGGGAGAAAAGTGCGAAAGGAAAGGCtcaactgaagaaaatactatAATAGCTGTTTCTTCAACCATAACTGTATTTGTTGTAATGCTTATTGTCACTATCACAACTGCAGTGtgccttaaaaagaaatacagccaaGGAAAGGAAACTGGGGAGAGCCTGACTTTAGAAGAA AATAAAACATCCTTTTGA